A part of Schistosoma mansoni strain Puerto Rico chromosome W, complete genome genomic DNA contains:
- a CDS encoding putative adenine phosphoribosyltransferase: protein MSDCESRLNATDSHIGIAPHFPVKGLESLVFLHRTALALRPNCSFVPIRKAGELLGPCFSCKYDYETVNTVEIRRDALIVGNIIILLDAILVTGRILEACVNLVNLSGARVLSSSVFLGAKDFSARERLRKLDVAVHSFLQI from the exons ATGTCTGATTGTGAGTCTAGACTAAATGCTACTGACTCACATATCGGAATCGCACCACATTTCCCAGTAAAAG GCCTCGAGTCGCTCGTTTTTCTCCATAGGACAGCACTTGCCCTTCGTCCGAACTGCTCCTTCGTCCCTATTCGGAAAGCAGGAGAACTCCTAGGTCCTTGTTTCTCTTGTAAATACGATTATGAAACCGTAA ATACCGTAGAAATTCGAAGGGATGCTCTCATTGTTGGTAACATTATAATTCTGTTGGATGCTATTTTGGTAACTGGTAGAATTCTCGAGGCTTGTGTTAATTTGGTAAACCTATCTGGAGCTAGAGTATTATCCAGCTCAGTGTTTTTGGGAGCAAAAGATTTCAGTGCACGTGAAAGGTTGAGAAAACTTGATGTTGCTGTTCATTCGTTTCTCCAAATTTAA